The Methylocystis bryophila genome contains the following window.
GCAGATTCGCCGCCGTGAAGATCAATTGCCGCGTCCCGCCATAGCCGATCCAAGCTTCCGCTTGCGCGCCATAGGCGTCGTAGATCGGAAAACCAGCCCGTAGCAGCGCCGCGCCCGTGCGCCGAGAGATTTCCCCGCCATGCGAATTGGCGACGATGAGGTCAACGCCATTCTCGATCACGAGCGTCTCGAAGTCTTCGAGATCGCCGATCACGACAGAGTCGACGGCAAGATCGTCGAGACGCGGCGAATTGGCCGAGGCGACCGCCGCCACGACATGCGAACCCATTCCCATGAAGAAATCAGCCAGCGCGCCCACGACATCCGCGTCACCGGCAACGCCGATGCGCGCGCCTCCAAACTGGAATTGGCAGTCCACCATGGCGTCGGTGAGCTGCTCGCGCTTACGCGCTAGTCGCACCGGCGCATCCTTGCCCGAAACATCGACGAGCGTCTGGGTAAAGGCGTCGCTTTGGGCAAGGCCGATCAGTTGATCGAAGCGCCAATCAGGAACCCCAGTGATTTCCTTCAGCGCGTCGGCTGCGCGCGAGAGCGAGCGTCCGATGACAAAGCTCGCAATCGATTCGCCCATCGTCTCGATCTCCGCGCGCGAGACACCGCCGTAGGTCAGCGTCGAATAGCCCGCATCGATGAGATGTCCGTCGAGCGAAGCCCCGATATCCGGCACGATGATCGGCGTCAGCCCGAACGCCTCGATCCACTCGCGCAGCTTTTCGAGATCCCCCGGGGTCAACATAGCGCCGGCCAGCACATTGACCTGCCGGGGGTTCTTGCGCGCCTGTGGGCGACGGGGAACCAAGGTCCGAATGATCGATTCCACTCCGGCGGCGAAGCCGGTCTCCAGACAGCCCAAAGTGTCGCTGGCGCTAGCCGGCGCCACGGCGACGGCCGCGAATTCCGGATGCTTCCGTCTGAACTCCTGAACGGTGCGCAGCACGTCGGCCCCCTGCATCTCGGAGAGCCCAGTGGTCACGAGACCGATAATCTTGGGTTGGTTTTTTCGACAGATTGTCGCGAGCGCCTCGACGACGCTTGCATCGGCGCCGAGGATGGTCGTGGTCTGATCCATCGCCGTCGTCTGCAACGGGATCGGCTCATTGAAATGGCGCATGAAGAACAGCTTGTTGAAGGAGGCGCAGCCGCGCGCCCCATGTTCCAATGGCATGCACTCGGCAAGCCCGAGAAAGGCGAGCGACGCGCCGATCGGTTGGCTGGCCTTCAAAGGGTTGACCGTGAGCGCTTTGGTGGGGGTGAGGATCTGCGCCATCGCAAGTCTCCTCAAGCGACCGCGCGCGCGGGTCTGACCTCTGCCCAGGAAGGACGAGAGCGCACCGATCCCCAGACGGGCGAGTGGACCGCGAAGTCGAGGTTCCGCGCGAGCTCGATCAGGCCGTCATAGCCCGCATAGCCGATGCGCCGGA
Protein-coding sequences here:
- the nifN gene encoding nitrogenase iron-molybdenum cofactor biosynthesis protein NifN, with product MAQILTPTKALTVNPLKASQPIGASLAFLGLAECMPLEHGARGCASFNKLFFMRHFNEPIPLQTTAMDQTTTILGADASVVEALATICRKNQPKIIGLVTTGLSEMQGADVLRTVQEFRRKHPEFAAVAVAPASASDTLGCLETGFAAGVESIIRTLVPRRPQARKNPRQVNVLAGAMLTPGDLEKLREWIEAFGLTPIIVPDIGASLDGHLIDAGYSTLTYGGVSRAEIETMGESIASFVIGRSLSRAADALKEITGVPDWRFDQLIGLAQSDAFTQTLVDVSGKDAPVRLARKREQLTDAMVDCQFQFGGARIGVAGDADVVGALADFFMGMGSHVVAAVASANSPRLDDLAVDSVVIGDLEDFETLVIENGVDLIVANSHGGEISRRTGAALLRAGFPIYDAYGAQAEAWIGYGGTRQLIFTAANLLSNHYQELRPYVSRFRAEAAE